The following coding sequences lie in one Montipora foliosa isolate CH-2021 chromosome 11, ASM3666993v2, whole genome shotgun sequence genomic window:
- the LOC137976744 gene encoding uncharacterized protein, with the protein MSSSLDRLVSNLPKESLKYTSQIFENEKLDLMSRKGVYPYDFMDSFGKFNEKLPPKEEFYSILNDEHISDDQYKHAQNVWNTFNLKNMSEYHDLYLKSDILLLADVFENFRKTCLQYYKLDPCHYFTSPGLSWDAMLKMTNIKLELMTDIDMFQFIEKGMRGGTSYIANRYGKANNRYMKTYDEKAPSKYIMYLDANNLYGWAMSQYLPTGGFRWMTKKQIDKIDLSKYKEDSNKGSILEVDLEYPKELHDLHNDYPLAPEKVKVNKDMLSNYCQEIADKSNVSTGLVHKLVPTLSNKEKYVLHYRNLQLYTDLDTDSLTYEIQTSDAYQDFWNDKDKFDNSDYSQDSQYFDKTNKKVIGKFKDEAAGIPITEFVGLRSKMYSYMKDNDKGGKTAKGIKKNIIKKNITHGNYKNVLFNSEQMQHTIKTIRSNLHQLGSYELNKVSLSCFDDKRYIHNNGMASYAYGHYKIHSSSPQH; encoded by the exons ATGAGCTCAAGTCTTGACAGACTGGTCAGCAATCTACCAAAAGAATCATTGAAATACACCTCTCAAATATTTGAAAACGAAAAGCTTGATTTGATGTCTCGAAAAGGAGTATATCCATACGACTTCATGGATAGCTTCggtaaattcaatgaaaagctaccaccaaaagaagaattttacagtatATTAAATGATGAGCATATCTCAGATGATCAATACAAACATGCTCAAAATGTATGGAACACTTTCAATCTAAAAAATATGAGTGAGTACCATGACTTATATCTCAAATCTGACATCCTTCTATTAGCTGATGTGTTTGAAAACTTTCGAAAGACATGTCTGCAATACTACAAACTAGACCCCTGTCATTATTTTACATCTCCAGGTCTTTCATGGGATGCTATGTTAAAGATGACTAACATTAAATTGGAGCTTATGACTGATATTGACATGTTTCAGTTTATTGAAAAAGGAATGCGTGGCGGAACCAGTTATATTGCTAACCGATACGGTAAAGCTAATAATAGATACATGAAAACATATGATGAAAAGGCGCCCTCAAAATATATCATGTATTTAGACGCCAACAATCTGTATGGTTGGGCAATGAGCCAATACCTTCCAACTGGCGGATTCAGATGGATgactaaaaaacaaattgacaaAATAGACTTATCCAAGTATAAAGAAGATAGCAATAAAGGTTCGATATTAGAAGTTGATTTGGAATATCCCAAAGAATTACACGATCTGCATAATGATTATCCGCTAGCACCTGAAAAGGTAAAAGTCAACAAAGATATGCTTTCTAATTATTGCCAAGAAATAGCCGATAAATCTAATGTATCAACTGGTTTAGTTCATAAACTGGTACCTACGTtaagcaataaagaaaaatacgtACTCCATTACAGAAACCTTCAATTATACACAGatcttg acacagacagcttGACATATGAAATCCAAACGAGTGATGCATACcaagacttttggaatgataaagacaaattcgaCAACAGTGATTATTCTCAAGATTCGCAATATTTCGACAAGACAAATAAAAAGGTAATCGGTAAATTCAAAGACGAGGCAGCAGGTATACCGATCACCGAATTCGTTGGATTGAGATCAAAAATGTATTCCtatatgaaagacaatgacaaaggTGGAAAGACGGCAAAGggaatcaagaaaaatattattaagAAGAACATCACTCATGGAAATTACAAAAACGTACTGTTCAACAGCGAACAAATGCAACACACCATAAAAACGATCAGAAGCAACTTGCATCAACTTGGGAGCTATGAGCTTAATAAAGTATCATTATCCTGCTTCGATGACAAGCGATATATTCACAACAATGGTATGGCAAGTTACGCATACGGTCACTATAAAATCCATTCTTCCTCTCCACAGCATTga